From Pedobacter aquae:
TTTGAAGTGCCTGATGATAGTTTTATAGCTTTACCTATGGATAAACTCCCGTTTGATTGGAAAAATAATCAGGAACAGCTTCTTAAGCGTTTTGGAGATGAGTTTATCCGGAAGAATGAATATTTGGGTTTAAAAGTCCCTTCTGCAATTGTTGATGATGAGTTTAATTATATCTTAAACCCAAATCATCCATACATCAATAAAGTGAAAATAAAATTGGTGAAGCCTTTTGTTTTTGATAATCGCTTGGTTTAGCCTATCAAAAGGTTGCATCCTCTGATATCACTATTGTCAAACCTTCCTAGTACTTCAAATGTGTTATCACTGTGGCATTTACCCAAATCTTGGGTTGCTATAAAAGAACAAGAATGTATATTGGCTAAATCTATCACGTTAATGCCGCCAGTTTTATTATTTTCTAAATAAGTTAAAGGGTCATTTATATCTCTTATTATAACTTTCATCCAAGGTGGGCATTCAAAAATTCCATCTCCTGTAGAGTAAGCCTGAGATAAAAGCTCTGTCATCCCGTATTCAGAATGAATATGTTGAACACCAAAACCATTACATAGCGTTTGGTGTAATTCTTCTCTTATCATCTCTTTTCTTTTGCCTTTCATTCCTCCAGTTTCCATAATAACTAAGTCTGGGAAATGTATTTGGTAAGCCTCAATAAAATCTAATAAAGCGTAGGTTACACCAATTAAAACTGTTTTTTGATTTTGCTTTCTTAACTTTTCCAGTTTATTGAAAAGCAACTCATGGTCATACAATAAGAAAGCGCTTTCTGGGTGTTGGCTTGTTTTAATCAAATCATCAATCATATAAATTAATGATGAACCTTCTCTTTCTAAATAATTAGGTAATAAAGCTAAAAAACAATATTCAGTAGCGGTGCCATAAAAAAGCTCAAAAGCTTTTTTATAGCTATCTTCATAATAGCTAACATCCTGTACAAAATGTTTGCTGGTAGAAATTCCGGTAGTACCAGAGCTACTAAAAACAATTTCTGATTCTTCATTTCTAGCTATGAGTTCATGTGTTTTAAAAAACGATATGGGTAAAAATGGGATGTCTTTATAATAATTTATAGATGACCAGTTTGGATTTAAATGATTTACAAACTCCTGATAAACAAGTATTTCTTTCATTTGAAACTGAAAAACTGCTAAAGCCAATTCATTGAATTGTTCCTCCGTTTCAATTTCAAAAATATGTTTCTTATTTATGTTCATGAGTTGCAAATATAAGCATTAGGCGTATGATGCTTTAGTTGTTAGTATAAAATTACAGAGGCACAAAAAGGGGAGTTAAATGTCGTAATTCTTAATGATTTATTTAATTTGTTGATAAAATCATAACAAATCGTTACTTAATTTGTAGTAGTCTTATCAAAAATAAGTGTTTTATTTGTACAAGATTATCATGATATTAGAAGCAAAGAAATCATAACATGAAAGAACAAGAGCCAAAAGGCCTCCCT
This genomic window contains:
- a CDS encoding RES family NAD+ phosphorylase, translating into MELFRLANAKYIEDLSGTGARLYGGRWNSVGSPAVYLASSKSLAVLEVLVHLNPALFPDNFCMASFEVPDDSFIALPMDKLPFDWKNNQEQLLKRFGDEFIRKNEYLGLKVPSAIVDDEFNYILNPNHPYINKVKIKLVKPFVFDNRLV
- a CDS encoding acyl transferase, with the translated sequence MNINKKHIFEIETEEQFNELALAVFQFQMKEILVYQEFVNHLNPNWSSINYYKDIPFLPISFFKTHELIARNEESEIVFSSSGTTGISTSKHFVQDVSYYEDSYKKAFELFYGTATEYCFLALLPNYLEREGSSLIYMIDDLIKTSQHPESAFLLYDHELLFNKLEKLRKQNQKTVLIGVTYALLDFIEAYQIHFPDLVIMETGGMKGKRKEMIREELHQTLCNGFGVQHIHSEYGMTELLSQAYSTGDGIFECPPWMKVIIRDINDPLTYLENNKTGGINVIDLANIHSCSFIATQDLGKCHSDNTFEVLGRFDNSDIRGCNLLIG